The stretch of DNA CCGTGATCCAGATGTAAGGTGTCGGTGTTCCTGATGGCGTATCAGGAGCCTGGGTCGAGGGTGGCAGAGTGGATCTGGTTGTAGGGTCCAATTGATCTGGATGCAAGTAGAGTGGTGATCGCGTTTCGGAGTCGGATTCAATCACGCGTACTTATGGTATGCTGAACACGATCTAATGTGCAAGTACCTTAGAGATAGAGGTGATAGCCAGAATAATACTAAAGCAGAATCGGATCAACCATTGTTCAAAATTGAGCCATCCTGCCGTGAAGTGCGTTACAAGTGACTGATGTAATAATGAGCGGAGATTATGAATCTTGGACTTGAAGGAAAGGCAGCCTTTATAGCTGGCGCTAGTGGTGGGTTGGGACTCGCTACTGCGATTGCACTGGCGCGTGAAGGGTGCAAGGTAACCATATGCTCTCGTGATGAGGATAGAATCAACAGTGCGGCAGCATTAATCCTGGAAAACGACTGGGCTGACGCTGAGAAAATTTTCCCAACGGTGTGTGATGTGACTCAGGAATCGCAGGTACGTCTCGCCATCCATAAATCCGTACAAAAGTTTGGTCACCTACACATTCTATTCACAAATGCTGGTGGGCCAAAGACGGGATTGATAGATGATTTCACCGAAGAGGACTGGAAGGATGGCATTGAGCTGAATCTATTAAGTACGATCAATTTGTGTCGTCATGCACTTCCGCATCTGCGGAGGGCGGCACATGAGCATCAGCATGCCCGAATTCTGATGCTCACGTCAATAGCTGCGAAGCAGCCGATTGGCTCTCTTTATCTGTCCAATACTTCCCGGGCTGGTGTGCAAGGCTTTGCCAAAACGCTGTCTGAGGAAGTTGGGAAAGAAGGGATCACAGTCAATACGCTTCTGCCGGGTTTCACCAGGACCGAGCGCCTGCAACATTTGGTAGACTACCTGATAGATCAGCAAGGAAAGACAAAGGAGGAGGTGGAAGAGGGATGGGCCATGCAAGCCTCTTTGAATCGTTTGGGAGAGCCTTGGGAATTTGCAGCCGCAGCCACATTCTTGGCCAGCAAACAGGCTGGTTTTATCACGGGTGTCGCGCTGCCCGTCGACGGTGGATACTCCAAGCACATACTGTAAGATGAAACCCAGAGTACTTGTTGCCATGAGCGGGGGAGTTGATTCTTCGGTCGCTGCAGTGCTTCTTCATAAGCAAGGGTACGAGGTGATCGGGATCACTATGAAAACATGGGATTACAGTGGAAGTGCTCCTCGGCGCAGTGGCAAAGAAGTCGGATGCTGTACGCTAGAGTCCATGAATGATGCGAGGCAGATTGCCTTGACCCATGGATTTACACACTTTATTGTTGATATACGGGAGGAGTTCGGGGACTGGGTTATTGAGCGGTTTACGGAAGAATACTTGGCAGGGCGGACACCAAACCCGTGTGTTCTTTGCAATACGCATATCAAGTGGGATGCACTATTGCGGCGGGCAGATGACTTGGAGTGCCCACAAATCGCAACCGGTCATTATGCCCAAGTTCGCGAAGAGGACGGGCGGTTCATATTGTCCTGTGGTTTGGATAAGCAAAAAGATCAAAGTTATGCACTCTGGGGGCTCCCACAGGAACAACTGGCCCGCACCATTTTCCCCCTGGGTCACTATGAAAAGTCGAAGATTCGAGAGCT from Rhodothermaceae bacterium encodes:
- a CDS encoding SDR family oxidoreductase translates to MNLGLEGKAAFIAGASGGLGLATAIALAREGCKVTICSRDEDRINSAAALILENDWADAEKIFPTVCDVTQESQVRLAIHKSVQKFGHLHILFTNAGGPKTGLIDDFTEEDWKDGIELNLLSTINLCRHALPHLRRAAHEHQHARILMLTSIAAKQPIGSLYLSNTSRAGVQGFAKTLSEEVGKEGITVNTLLPGFTRTERLQHLVDYLIDQQGKTKEEVEEGWAMQASLNRLGEPWEFAAAATFLASKQAGFITGVALPVDGGYSKHIL